In Streptomyces sclerotialus, the DNA window AGCCCCAGTCGAACAGCGCCGCGGTCTCCTTGTAGACCTCGTTCGCCTCGTTCTTGGCGGGGTTCATGACCGTGACGAGCAGTACCTTGTCGCCGCGCTGCGCGACACCGGTGAAGGTCGCGCCCGCGTGGGTGGTGTTGCCGTTCTTCACGCCCGCGATGCCCTTGTACGGCTTCATGCCGAACGCGCCGGTCAGCAGCCGGTTGGTGTTCTGTATGCCGAAGGTCGGCCGCTTCTTGCCCTTCTTCGCCTCGCCGGGGAACTGCGCGAACGCCGTCGAGCAGTACTCCCGGAAGTCGGCGTTCTGCAGCCCGGACCGGGCGAACAGGCTCAGGTCGTACGCGCTGGAGACCTGCCCTTTCGCGTCGTAGCCGTCCGGGGTGACGACGTGCGTGTCGTGCGCGTTCAGCTCGTCCGCGTGGGCCTGCATGTCGCGGACGGTCTGCGGGACGCCGTGGTTCATCGCGGCCAGGGTGTGCACGGCGTCGTTGCCCGAGCGCAGGAAGACGCCCAGCCACAGGTCGTGCACAGTGTAGGTCTGGTTCTCCTTGATGCCCACCAGGCTGCTGCCCTCGCCCATGCCCGCCAGGTCCTCCGGCGCGACCTTGTGCTTCTGGGTCTTGGGGAACTTCGGCAGCAGGGTGTCGGCGAAGAGCATCTTCAGCGTGGAGGCGGGCGGCAGCGGCCAGTGCGCGTTGCGCGCGGCGAGCACCTCGCCGGACTCGGGGTCGGAGACGATCCACGAGCGCGCGGACAGCCCCTTCGGCAGCTTCGGGGCGCCGTCCTTCAGCCGTACCTGGGTACCGGCCTTCGCCAGCTGATCGCCGCCGACCGTGGACATCTTCGCGGGCGGCCCGGGCGTCTTCGAGGGCTTCGCTCCGTCGGCGTACGCGGGCGCCGCCACGGCCTGCGGGGCGGCCAGCGCCGCGCACACCAGGGCGGCGGCCGCGGCCCCGCGGCCGGTACGGCGGCGGGCTGCGGACAGGGCAGGGGCGGGTGCGGGGGAGGGAGGAATCGTCGGCACGTCGGTGAACGTACCCGCAGTGCCCGGCGCGCCAGTCGCCACCCCGTCGGATGCGGCCCCTGCCGACGGCGCCGCAGGCCCGCCGCTCATACTGGAAGGCATGAAGCTCTCGCGCCCCGTCTCCTGGTTCCTGCTCGCCTTCGGGGTCTGGAGCTGGTTCATCTGGATCACTTTCGTCAAGAATCTGGTCAAGGACGGAAGTGGTCTCGCCTTCGATGACGCAGGTGACCCGACTGCCTACTTCTGGGTGCATCTGGCGCTCGCCGTGACGTCCTTTCTCTTGGGGACGGCAATCGGAGTGATCGGGTTGCGTGGCGTACGGGCCCTCCGGCGCGAGGCCGCCGCCCCTGCGGACGAGAAGTCCGCCACGTGATCTTCCTCCTGGTCGTCGCGGCGATCTTCGCGCTGCTCGGCGCCGTGCACCGGTACCTCTGGCGCCGCCTGGTCCGCGACACGACCTCTCCCGGCAGCGCCGCGCGCCGCACCGGCACGGTGCTCGCCGTCGTCCTCCCGCTGCTGATCCTCGGCGCCTTCGTCGCGCCCCGCGCGGGCGCCCCCTTCCCCCTCCAGCAGGCCTTCGCCTGGCCGGGCTACCTCTGGCTCGCCCTGGTCCTCTACCTCACCCTCGCGCTGCTCGCGGGTGAGGTGGTACGGGCGGTGTGGCTGCGGATCGCCGCACGCCGCGCGGGCGCGGACGCGGTGACGGACACGGGAGAGCGGGCCGAAGCACCGGCCGCCGCGGTGCCCCCGGCGGCCGGGGGTTCCCTGGCCACCGAAGCGCCGCCGGTTGCCGAAGCGTCACCGGTAGCCGAGGCGTCCCCGGCCGTGACCGCCGTGCCCGCCGTGCCCCCCTCCCGGCGGCTCTTCGTCGCCCGCACCGTGGCCGTCGGCGCGACGGCCGCAGCCGCCGCGACCGTCGGGTACGGCACGTACAGCGTGCTCAGCGGCCCGCGCGTGAAGCGGGTCACCGTCCCGCTCGGCAAGCTCCCGCGCGCCGCGCACGGCTACCGCATCGCCGTCGTCAGCGACATCCACCTCGGCCCGATCCTCGGCCGCGCCCACACCGAACGGGTCGTGGCGGCGGTCAACCGCACCAGCCCCGACCTGATCGCGGTCGTCGGCGACCTCGTCGACGGCAGCGTCGCCGACCTCGGCCCGGCCGCCGAGCCGCTGCGCCGGCTGGAGGCCCGGCACGGGTCCTTCTTCGTCACCGGCAACCACGAGTACTTCTCCGGCGTGGAGGAGTGGGTCGACCACGTACGCGAACTGGGCGTCCACCCGCTGCGCAACGCCCGCGTCGAACTGCCCGGCTTCGACCTCGCCGGCGTCAACGACATCTCCGGCGAGAACCACGCCGACGGCCCCGACTACGCCCGTGCGCTCGGCGACCGCGACCCGGCCCGCGCCTCGGTCCTCCTGGCCCACCAGCCCGTGATGATCCACGAGGCGGTACGGCACGGTGTGGACCTCCAGCTCTCCGGCCACACCCACGGCGGCCAGCTCTGGCCCGGCAACCTGATCGCCGAGGCCGCGAATCCGACCGTCGCGGGCCTGGACCGCTACGGCGACACCCAGCTCTACGTCACCCGCGGCGCAGGCGCCTGGGGCCCACCGGTCCGCGTCGGCGCCCCGCCGGACGTCACGGTGATCCAGTTGGCGGCGCGGAGCGCGTGACCGCGCGTATGAACGCGCCCCAGGCGGCGTCCCCGAATATCAGCACGGGCCCGTGCGGGTTCTTGCTGTCGCGCACGGGGACGCCGGGCGGACGACTGAGGTCGGCCTCAAGGCAGTTGGCGCCGTTGCCGCCGCTGTAGCTCGACTTACGCCACATGTTCGTACTCCTCCGCCACCGATCTGATCAACGCCAGCGAGTCCCGGTGCGAGAGCGCGTCACTCAGAGCCAGTTCGTAGTTCAGGAGACACTGCTGCACAGCTGCCGGAAAGTCGATGACGTGGCCCGTTTTCAGGCCCTCAGCGTAGGCAACGGGCGGTGCGTCGTCGAACGACATCAGCATGACCGGCCCCTCCAGTAGCGGGTACGCGCCGACGCCGAAGGGGATGACGTGTACCCGGATGCGTTCGCTCTCGCCCAGCTGTGCGATGTGCCGCAGCTGCTCGGCCATGGTCGCCGGACCGCCGATGGGGCGGCGCAGCACCGCCTCGTCCAGCAGGTCCCACATCACCGGCGTGGTGGGGGCCTGCAGCATGCGAGCGCGCTCCATGCGTGTGCCGACGACCTTGTCATACGCCTCAGCGCTCCTGGGCGGGTAGTAGGCCCGGAAGACCGCCCGCGCGTAGGCCTCGGTCTGCAGCAAGCCCGGGACCAGCGACGACGCGTACTCGCGGATCATCGTCGCCCGCTTCTCCAGCTCGGCCGCCAGCGCGAAATAGTTCGGCAGCGACCGGTCGTCCAGCGTCGGCAGGAAGCGTTCGAAGAAGCCGCCCGTATTCAGCACCTGGTCCAGCCGTCGCGCGTCGTCCAGCGACGGCTTACGGCGGCCCGCCTCGATGTGGGCGATGTGCGTACGGGACATGATCGCGCGCTGGCTCAGCGCTTCCTGCGTCAGTCCGGCCGCTTCGCGCCGCTGCCGCAGCTCGGTGCCGTACGCCGAACGCGATTCCGGGATGCCCTCACCCAGCATGTGCCCCACCCCCTCCGGTGACGGACCCGGTGTCACGCGTCACCCGCTGTTGAGCGTAGGGAAACCGGCCGAAGCTGAGGGGGAAGAGTTCGCGCCCGCCCCTCGAAGGAGTGCTTCCGCATGCTGGCCGTACAGCCGCCCTCGTCCCTTCCCCTGCCGGTTCCCCGGCCCCTGCCCGACTGCGAGCAGTGCCTGCGGTTCGAACGGATGGGGCGGGCCGCCCGTGCCGCCCACGACCGGAGCCGGGAGACGGACGCCCGGGTCATGCTCCGCAACCACCACAGTGAGGCGCACGAAAATGGCGCGACGTCCGGTCGGCCCGGCTGTTAGCTTCCGGAACATGGAACCGCTGTCCGAATCCGATATCCGTGCGTCCTTCGTGAACTGCTCGAAGGGGGAAGCGCGGCGGCTGAACATACCCGCGGGGCTGGACGGGCTGCCGTGGGACGACCTGGACTTCCTCGGGTGGCGTGACCCGCAGGCGCCCGACCGCGCCTATCTGGTCGCGCCGCGGGACGGCGGGCCGCTCGGCGTGACGCTGCGCCGCCCGCAGAACGTCCGCCGGACGTTCACCAAGACCACGGTCTGCTCGTTCTGCCTCACCGGCCACGGCGGCTCCGGGGTGAGCCTGCTCGCCGCGCCCCGGGCCGGGGCAGCGGGACGGCAGGGCAACACCGTCGGCGCGTACGTCTGCGCGGACCTCGCCTGCCCGCTGTACCTCCGCGGCAAGAAGCAGCCCGACCTCGCCGCGCGCTACGAGGAGCAGCTCAGCGTCGAGGAGAAGGTCGCCCGGATGACCGTCAACCTGGACGCGTTCCTGGCGAAGGTCACCGAGGGCCGGGACGGGAGCTGACCTCCGAGGCCCCCTGCGCACCCTGAGCTTCCTGCGTTCCCTGCGCCTTCGGCGCGTCCGGCGCGTCCGGCGCGTCCGGCGCCCCCGGCACCAGGAAGTCGTCCAGCAGCTCCGTCAGCTCGCGGACCAGGGGGCGCAGGACGCGGAAGCGGGACGCGGCGATCAGCCGGGCGATCAGGGGCGCTGTGCGGGTGACCAGGGCGCGGCTGCGGGCGCAGTCCGGCGAGCGGTCGTGGACCCAGTACAGGACGAGGCCCATCTGCTGGAGCCAGAGCAGGCGGGGGAGCTGGTCGGCCAGTTCGGGAGCCGACTTCACATCGGCGCCCGCGAGCACCTCGCGGTGCAGGGCGACGGCGGCCTCGCGGGGGCCTTCGGAGGCGGCCGAGAAGGGGCTGAGCGGGCTGTCGGGGTCGGCGGCGTTCTTGAAGAACTGCGCGGCGAACCGGTGGTAGGGGGCCGCGACGTCCAGCCAGCTCAGCAGCACCCCGCGGATGCGGGCCGAGAGGTCCGTCTCGGTGGCGAGCACCTGGGCGGCGGCCGCGCGGTGCTCGTCGGAGATCCGGTCGTAGAACCCCTGGATCAGGTGTTCCTTGGAGGCGAAGTAGTAGTACGCGTTGCCGACCGAGACCCCGGCCTCCTGGGCGATGGCCCGCATGGTGGTCCTGTCGTACCCGCGCTCCTCGAAGAGGTCCATCGCGGCCTGGAGGATGCGGGTGCGGGTCTGCTCTCCCTTGGCGGGCCGGGGCGCCCCGGTCGTCTCGTCGCTCACAGGGTCCGACCTTAGCCGGGGGCCGTCCGGTCCCCGGCAGCCCGTCGCTCCGGAACGTACGACCAGCCCCGTGCCCGGTCGTACGTCCAGCCGCCGGTCCGCTCCCGGGCCGGGCCCGTGGCGTGGTACGCCGCGCGGTACTCCGCCGCCGCCAGCACGGCGGCCCGCGCGAGCGGCACGCCCGCCGGGGTGGCGAGGCGGTGGGCCGTCGCGCGGTGGGCGGCCAGCGCCCAGAGGCAGACGAGCCAGGCCGCTGCGCCCCGGTAGACCTGGCCCCTGTCGCCGACGCAGGTGATCTCCTGGCAGGTGGCCTCGTGGTCCAGCTCCGGGAAGCGGCGGCGCGCCTCGGCCGAACCGGCCGGGACCGGCACCAGGGGGACCAGCTGCCGTTGCCGGGCCAGCCAGTCCCGTACGTGCGCGCAGAGCGGGCGGTCCGGGTCGTAGAGCACGGTGACGGACCGGAGCGGGGGCCGCGGCCGTGCCGCCGGCGCTGCCATGACGTCAGGCCCGCGCCGGGGCGGTGAAGCCCTGCGGCTCGACCGGCGGCAGCTGCTCGCGCTCCATGGCGCCGCGGCGCCGGATGCGGCTGAGCACGTAGAAGTTGGCCAGGTGCAGGACGCCCAGCGCGAGCAGGACGACGCCGAGCTTCACCGAGACGGTCTCGACCAGGCCGCGGGCGCCGGTGACGGTGTCGGCTGCGCGCAGGTACAGGGCGACGAAGCCGAGGTTGACCAGGTAGAAGCCGACGACGAGCAGGTGGTTCACGGCGTCCGCGAGCTTCTCGTTCCCCCGCAGGACGTCGGCCAGGAAGATCCGGCCGTGCCGGCTGAGGGTGCGGGCGACCCAGACGGTCAGGGCGATGCTGACCAGCAGGTATACCGCGTAGGCAACGACGGTGAGGTCCATGGGACGGCCTTTCTGAACGTGTTCAAATCCCCGTTGCCCTGACAGTAGACTTGTTCTTGAACATGTTCAAGTGCAGGGTGCGAGCGGGCCCGCCCCTCGGCGGGGCGGGCGGGAGGCGCGCCGTCAGAGCCCGTGCGTGGCGAGGAAGTCGGTGATCATCCGTTCCCACTCCTCGGGGCACTCGTGCATCGGCACATGGCCGGCGGCGAGCCCGGCGTACTGCGCGCCGGGGATGTGGTCGGCGAGGTAGCGGGAGTGCGCGGGGTCGACCAGCTGGTCGTGGAGGGTGGCGATGACGAGCGTGGGGACGGAGACGCGCGGCAGGTCGGCGCGGGTGTCCAGGGTCCGTACCAGCGCCGCCTGGTCGGCCGAACCGGCCGGTACCAGCTCGGGGCAGGGGTCCAGCAGCGTCTCCACGTCGTCGGCCGGCAGCCCGTCGAGATGGCCGGGGGACCAGCCGCTGAGCGTGCGGGCCAGCGCCAGGCCCGCGTAGTCGTCCTGTTCCAGCAGCCGCTGCCACAGGGCCAGCCAGAGGTCCGTACGGCGGTCGGGAGCGGCGAGGCCCGCGGTGAGGACGAGGCCGCTGACCCGCTCGGGGTAGCGGGTCGCGGCGCGGACGGCGACCGCCGCGCCGAGCGAGTACCCGATGAGGGTGAAGGTCTCCAGCCCGGCCGCCACCGCACCGTCCACGACCGCGTCGGTGAGGGCGTCCAGGGTGAGCGGCCCGGACGCGCGGGGCGTGCGGCCCGAACCGGGGTAGTCGGGGGCGACGACGGTGTGGCCGGAGGCGGCGAGCGCCGGTAAGAGCCGGGCGTAGTTGTCGTCGATGCTGCCGGTGGCGCCGTGGGCCAGGACGATGCCGGGACCGGAACCGGTGACGGTGGCGGAGAGCGGGGGCAGGGGCCGGTGCGGGGAGAGGGGGGCGGTGTCGTTCGTCATACGGGAGAGCATTCCCCGGGACGAACGCCGTACCTACGTGAAGGGCCCCCGCCCGGAACGAAATCCGGACAGGGGCCCTTCCTTCGCGGCTGAACCGCCGCCGCTCTCGCGGAAGTGGTCATTCGCCGCTGGGGTTCCTCAATTGATGGCTGCGGTGTCCGCGGGCCTCAGAACCTTCGAGTGATCAGCGCGCGCTTCACTTCCTGGATGGCCTTGGTGACCTCGATACCGCGCGGGCAGGCGTCCGTGCAGTTGAAGGTCGTACGGCAGCGCCAGACGCCGTCCTTGTCGTTCAGGATCTCCAGGCGCTGCTCGCCCGCCTCGTCACGCGAGTCGAAGATGAAGCGGTGCGCGTTGACGATCGCCGCCGGGCCGAAGTACTGGCCGTCGTTCCAGAACACCGGGCACGAGGTCGTGCACGCGGCGCACAGGATGCACTTGGTGGTGTCGTCGAAGCGCTCGCGGTCCTCGGCGGACTGCAGGCGCTCGCGCGTCGGCTCGTTGGTGTCCTTCGTGATCAGGAAGGGCATCACGTCGCGGTACGCCTGGAAGAACGGCTCCATGTCCACGACCAGGTCCTTCAGGACCGCCAGGCCCTTGATGGCCTCGATCGTGATCGGCTTCTCAGGGTTGATGTCCTTGATCAGCGTCTTGCAGGCGAGCCGGTTCTTGCCGTTGATCCGCATGGCGTCGGAGCCGCAGATGCCGTGCGCGCAGGACCGGCGGAAGGTCAGGGTGCCGTCCTGCTCCCACTTGATCTTGTGCAGCCCGTCGAGCACGCGCTCCTTCGGGTCCAGCTCCAGCTGGAAGTCCTGCCACTTCGCCTCGTCCGAGACCTCCGGGTTGAACCGGCGGATGCGGAAGGTGACGGTGATCTTCTGGAGTGCGGTGCTCTCGGCCGCGTCCAGCGCGTCCGAGTGCTTCTCAAGCGTGGGGGTGCTCATCAGTACTTACGCTCCATCGGCTGGTAGCGGGTCTGGACGACCGGCTTGTAGTCGAGGCGGATCGACTCCTTGCCGTCAGCGCCGACCTCGCGGTACGCCATGGTGTGCCGCATGAAGTTGACGTCGTCGCGGTTCGGGTAGTCCTCGCGGTAGTGACCACCGCGGGACTCCTTGCGGGCCAGCGCGGAGACCGCCATGACCTCGGCCAGGTCGAGCAGGTTGCCCAGCTCGATGGCCTCCAGCAGGTCGGTGTTGAAGCGCTTGCCCTTGTCCTGGACGGAGACGTTCAGGTAGCGCTCGCGCAGCTCGCCGATCTTCTCGACCGCGGTCTTGATCGTCTGCTCGGTGCGGAACACCATCACGTTGGCGTCCATGCACTCCTGCAGCTCGGTACGGAGCTTGGTGACGCTCTCCGTGCCGTTGGAGTCGCGCAGCCGCTCGACCTGGTCCTGGACCTGCTTCGCCGGGTTCTCGGGCAGCTCCACGAAGTCGTTCTCGTGGGCGTACTTCGCGGCGGCGATGCCCGCGCGGCGGCCGAACACGTTGATGTCGAGCAGCGAGTTGGTGCCCAGGCGGTTGGCGCCGTGCACGGAGACGCAGGCGACCTCGCCGGCGGCGTACAGGCCCGGCACGACGGTGGTGTTGTCGGCCAGCACCTCGCCCTCGACGTTGGTCGGGATGCCGCCCATGGCGTAGTGCGCGGTCGGCTGGATCGGGATCGGGTCCGTGTAGGGCTCGATGCCGAGGTAGGTCCGCGCGAACTCGGTGATGTCGGGCAGCTTGGCGTCCAGCTGCTCCGGCGGCAGGTGCGTGAGGTCGAGGTAGACGTGGTCGCCCTCGGGACCGCAGCCGCGGCCCTCGCGGATCTCCGTGTAGATGGAGCGCGAGACGACGTCACGCGAGGCGAGGTCCTTCATGACCGGCGCGTACTTCTCCATGAAGCGCTCGCCGTCCTTGTTGCGGAGGATGCCGCCCTCACCACGGGCGCCCTCCGTCAGCAGGATGCCCATCCGCCAGATGCCGGTCGGGTGGAACTGGAAGAACTCCATGTCCTCCAGCGGCAGCCCGCGGCGCCAGGCGGCGGCCTGGCCGTCACCGGTCAGGGTGTGCGCGTTGGAGGTCACCTTGAAGAACTTGCCGGTGCCGCCGGACGCGAAGATGATCGACTTCGCCTGGAAGACGTGGATCTCGCCGGTCGCCAGCTCGTAGGCGACGACACCGGCGGACTTCTTGACCCCGTCGACCTCGTTGAGCAGCAGGTCCAGGACGTAGAACTCGTTGAAGAACTCCACGCCCTCCTTGACGCAGTTCTGGTACAGCGTCTGGAGGATCATGTGGCCGGTGCGGTCCGAGGCGTAGCAGGACCGGCGGACCGGGGCCTCACCGTGGTTACGGGAGTGACCGCCGAAGCGGCGCTGGTCGATCGTGCCGTTCGGGGTGCGGTTGAACGGCAGGCCCATCTTCTCCAGGTCGAGAACGGAGTCGATGGCCTCCTTCGCGAGGATCTCGGCGGCGTCCTGGTCGACCAGGTAGTCGCCGCCCTTGATCGTGTCGAAGGTGTGCCACTCCCAGTTGTCCTCCTCGACGTTCGCGAGGGCGGCGGCCATGCCGCCCTGTGCGGCGCCGGTGTGGGAGCGGGTCGGGTAGAGCTTCGTCAGGACGGCGGTGCGGCTGCGCTTCGTCGCCTCGATGGCGGCGCGCATGCCGGCGCCACCCGCGCCGACGATGACGGTGTCGTACTTGTGGATCTTCATTGTTCCAGTCAGCCCCGGCTTTAGCGGATGTTCGGGTCGAAGGTGAAGATCACCAGCGTGCCCAGAAGGACGGTGAACACCGTGGCGGCGTACAGCAGCATCTTCAGCCAGAAGCGGGTGTTGTCCCGCTGCGCGTAGTCGTTGATGACCGTACGCAGGCCGTTGGCGCCGTGCAGCATCGCGAGCCACAGCATGATCAGGTCCCAGGCCTGCCAGAACGGCGAGGCCCAGCGACCGGCCACGAAGGCGAAGCCGATCTTGCTCACGCCGCCGTCCAGCACGAGCTGGACCAGCAGGTGGCCGAGGACCAGGACGACCAGCACGATGCCGGACAGCCGCATGAACAGCCAGCCGTACAGCTCGAAGTTGGTCCGGGTCGACCGCGGGGTCTTCTTGGTACGGGCGCGGGGCGGCTCGATGACGGGAGCCGGGTTGTCCACGTCGTACAGGGACACGGAGTCGTTCACAGGAGTCGTCTCAGCAGAGGACATCGCGCTTCATCAGCTCCCGAACAGCGTGCGCAGGGTGTGCTGCAGCACGGGGTAGAAGGCGCCGGCCATCAGGACCAGCCAGACACCGACAACGGTCCACAGCAGCTGCTTCTGGTACTTCGTGCCCTTGGACCAGAAGTCCACGGCCACGACGCGCAGGCCGTTGAGCGCGTGGAAGAGGATGGCGGCCACGAGGCCGTACTCCATCACGTTGACGAGGGGCGTCTTGTACGTGGCGACGACGTCGTCATAAGCCTCGGGAGAGACGCGAACGAGAGCGGTGTCGAGCACGTGCACGAACAGGAAGAAGAAAATGAGGACGCCGGTGACTCGGTGAGCCACCCAGGACCACATACCTTCCCGGCCGCGATACAGCGTTCCAGCCGGCACGGAAAAACCCTCCGGGAGCGGGGACTGGGGCCTGCCGGCTTCACTGTCGGTCTGGCCCGGCCGGGTACGGTCCACCGGCCCTGGCCATCGTAGCGACGACTTGTCGGTTCCTCCCGCCGGGGTCCTCAGGTGTGATCAAACAAGCACGGACGGACTATCGGACAGGGAGGAAACGGGCCATCAGGGACTCCGGCTCACAAGGTGGGCGAGGCGTCCGCGGGCGATCCGGCGCAGCTCCTCGGCGGCCACGGCCCGCTCCTCGTCCGGCTCGTGCCCCAGCCGGTCCCGGATGCCGCTCAGTACGTGGTCCAGCAGCTGGTCCTCGCGCAGCCCGTCCAGGCAGATCACGAAGACATGGCGGAAGCGGCGCTCGTACTCGGCGTGTGCGGCGCGCAGCGCGGTGTGCGCCGCGAGGGTGCCGCGGCCGCGGGCGCCCGCGAGCGGCTGCGGCGAGACGGACTCCTCGGCCAGCGCCTCGGCGAGGTCCCCGGGACTGAGGTCGTAACTGGCCTCGTCGGCGGCGGCCAGCAGCGCTTCCAGGTCGGGATACGGGCGGTGCGCGGCGATCCTGCGGGCCCAGCGGCGGCTGCCGCAGCAGGCCAGCAGCGCGGCCTCGGCGGCTTCGGAGGCGGCCGAATTGAGGTGGTCGAGTCCGGGCGCGCCGTCCGGCGTCACCCGCTGCGGCCGGCACGTCTGCGAGGGTATGCCGGGCCGGGGAGCGGGCAGGGTGGCCGGCCGGGCCGGGGACTCGTCGGACAGCGTGATCTCCTCGGATTGCGGGACACGTGGGGGGCGACCCGGACGGGGTGCGCGGTCTGCGTCTCCGGTCAGGCCGCCACGCCGGCGGGGGCGGGGCCTTGGGAAAGGGGAGGCGGGTGAGTCGTCACCGTAACGACGCAAGTCAGGTTCTGTCCGACGGATGCGCGAATTTCACCCGGATGAGAGAGCTTTCGCGCGCGTAGTGGACGAGACGTTTCCCAAGCTAGCCATACTTCGCCCTGGAAAGGGAGGTTTGCGTAGATGAGGAAGTTGACGGCATGGGTGGCCCTGGCCGCCTCGGCCCTGACCATCACCGGCTGCTCCGGCGACTCCGGACAGCGCGGCAGCGGAAGCCAGGATTCGAAGTCGCCCACGTCCGCCGCGTCCTCCGCCGCGCCCACGCCCCGCTGGGCCGCGGTCAAGGGAACCCCGCGCACGATCCCCGCCGTCCGCTCCTTCAAGGCGGACGACGGGACCGGCTGGCGCGTCTCGAAGAACGCCCGCGTCGTCGTCCCCGACGGCCAGGACAGCCCGCTCGCCGACGAGGCCCGCCGGCTCGCCGCCGACCTGGGCGGCCTGAAGCTGTCCTGGCAGGACGACGCGCGCCCC includes these proteins:
- the sdhA gene encoding succinate dehydrogenase flavoprotein subunit; the protein is MKIHKYDTVIVGAGGAGMRAAIEATKRSRTAVLTKLYPTRSHTGAAQGGMAAALANVEEDNWEWHTFDTIKGGDYLVDQDAAEILAKEAIDSVLDLEKMGLPFNRTPNGTIDQRRFGGHSRNHGEAPVRRSCYASDRTGHMILQTLYQNCVKEGVEFFNEFYVLDLLLNEVDGVKKSAGVVAYELATGEIHVFQAKSIIFASGGTGKFFKVTSNAHTLTGDGQAAAWRRGLPLEDMEFFQFHPTGIWRMGILLTEGARGEGGILRNKDGERFMEKYAPVMKDLASRDVVSRSIYTEIREGRGCGPEGDHVYLDLTHLPPEQLDAKLPDITEFARTYLGIEPYTDPIPIQPTAHYAMGGIPTNVEGEVLADNTTVVPGLYAAGEVACVSVHGANRLGTNSLLDINVFGRRAGIAAAKYAHENDFVELPENPAKQVQDQVERLRDSNGTESVTKLRTELQECMDANVMVFRTEQTIKTAVEKIGELRERYLNVSVQDKGKRFNTDLLEAIELGNLLDLAEVMAVSALARKESRGGHYREDYPNRDDVNFMRHTMAYREVGADGKESIRLDYKPVVQTRYQPMERKY
- a CDS encoding FBP domain-containing protein translates to MEPLSESDIRASFVNCSKGEARRLNIPAGLDGLPWDDLDFLGWRDPQAPDRAYLVAPRDGGPLGVTLRRPQNVRRTFTKTTVCSFCLTGHGGSGVSLLAAPRAGAAGRQGNTVGAYVCADLACPLYLRGKKQPDLAARYEEQLSVEEKVARMTVNLDAFLAKVTEGRDGS
- a CDS encoding SCO4848 family membrane protein, translating into MKLSRPVSWFLLAFGVWSWFIWITFVKNLVKDGSGLAFDDAGDPTAYFWVHLALAVTSFLLGTAIGVIGLRGVRALRREAAAPADEKSAT
- a CDS encoding alpha/beta fold hydrolase, coding for MTNDTAPLSPHRPLPPLSATVTGSGPGIVLAHGATGSIDDNYARLLPALAASGHTVVAPDYPGSGRTPRASGPLTLDALTDAVVDGAVAAGLETFTLIGYSLGAAVAVRAATRYPERVSGLVLTAGLAAPDRRTDLWLALWQRLLEQDDYAGLALARTLSGWSPGHLDGLPADDVETLLDPCPELVPAGSADQAALVRTLDTRADLPRVSVPTLVIATLHDQLVDPAHSRYLADHIPGAQYAGLAAGHVPMHECPEEWERMITDFLATHGL
- a CDS encoding succinate dehydrogenase hydrophobic membrane anchor subunit — encoded protein: MSSAETTPVNDSVSLYDVDNPAPVIEPPRARTKKTPRSTRTNFELYGWLFMRLSGIVLVVLVLGHLLVQLVLDGGVSKIGFAFVAGRWASPFWQAWDLIMLWLAMLHGANGLRTVINDYAQRDNTRFWLKMLLYAATVFTVLLGTLVIFTFDPNIR
- a CDS encoding DUF397 domain-containing protein, with translation MWRKSSYSGGNGANCLEADLSRPPGVPVRDSKNPHGPVLIFGDAAWGAFIRAVTRSAPPTGSP
- a CDS encoding helix-turn-helix domain-containing protein, which translates into the protein MLGEGIPESRSAYGTELRQRREAAGLTQEALSQRAIMSRTHIAHIEAGRRKPSLDDARRLDQVLNTGGFFERFLPTLDDRSLPNYFALAAELEKRATMIREYASSLVPGLLQTEAYARAVFRAYYPPRSAEAYDKVVGTRMERARMLQAPTTPVMWDLLDEAVLRRPIGGPATMAEQLRHIAQLGESERIRVHVIPFGVGAYPLLEGPVMLMSFDDAPPVAYAEGLKTGHVIDFPAAVQQCLLNYELALSDALSHRDSLALIRSVAEEYEHVA
- a CDS encoding DCC1-like thiol-disulfide oxidoreductase family protein, whose protein sequence is MAAPAARPRPPLRSVTVLYDPDRPLCAHVRDWLARQRQLVPLVPVPAGSAEARRRFPELDHEATCQEITCVGDRGQVYRGAAAWLVCLWALAAHRATAHRLATPAGVPLARAAVLAAAEYRAAYHATGPARERTGGWTYDRARGWSYVPERRAAGDRTAPG
- a CDS encoding metallophosphoesterase, giving the protein MIFLLVVAAIFALLGAVHRYLWRRLVRDTTSPGSAARRTGTVLAVVLPLLILGAFVAPRAGAPFPLQQAFAWPGYLWLALVLYLTLALLAGEVVRAVWLRIAARRAGADAVTDTGERAEAPAAAVPPAAGGSLATEAPPVAEASPVAEASPAVTAVPAVPPSRRLFVARTVAVGATAAAAATVGYGTYSVLSGPRVKRVTVPLGKLPRAAHGYRIAVVSDIHLGPILGRAHTERVVAAVNRTSPDLIAVVGDLVDGSVADLGPAAEPLRRLEARHGSFFVTGNHEYFSGVEEWVDHVRELGVHPLRNARVELPGFDLAGVNDISGENHADGPDYARALGDRDPARASVLLAHQPVMIHEAVRHGVDLQLSGHTHGGQLWPGNLIAEAANPTVAGLDRYGDTQLYVTRGAGAWGPPVRVGAPPDVTVIQLAARSA
- a CDS encoding TetR/AcrR family transcriptional regulator — its product is MDLFEERGYDRTTMRAIAQEAGVSVGNAYYYFASKEHLIQGFYDRISDEHRAAAAQVLATETDLSARIRGVLLSWLDVAAPYHRFAAQFFKNAADPDSPLSPFSAASEGPREAAVALHREVLAGADVKSAPELADQLPRLLWLQQMGLVLYWVHDRSPDCARSRALVTRTAPLIARLIAASRFRVLRPLVRELTELLDDFLVPGAPDAPDAPDAPKAQGTQEAQGAQGASEVSSRPGPR
- a CDS encoding D-alanyl-D-alanine carboxypeptidase family protein, translating into MPTIPPSPAPAPALSAARRRTGRGAAAAALVCAALAAPQAVAAPAYADGAKPSKTPGPPAKMSTVGGDQLAKAGTQVRLKDGAPKLPKGLSARSWIVSDPESGEVLAARNAHWPLPPASTLKMLFADTLLPKFPKTQKHKVAPEDLAGMGEGSSLVGIKENQTYTVHDLWLGVFLRSGNDAVHTLAAMNHGVPQTVRDMQAHADELNAHDTHVVTPDGYDAKGQVSSAYDLSLFARSGLQNADFREYCSTAFAQFPGEAKKGKKRPTFGIQNTNRLLTGAFGMKPYKGIAGVKNGNTTHAGATFTGVAQRGDKVLLVTVMNPAKNEANEVYKETAALFDWGFAARDKVEPVGRLVGPQSEEGDATKPGAAEKAHEKPSAAHLAATDGGSPGGAWTALGIAGGALVVLGGVAFAVHRRWPLPELVRRRGR
- a CDS encoding succinate dehydrogenase iron-sulfur subunit encodes the protein MSTPTLEKHSDALDAAESTALQKITVTFRIRRFNPEVSDEAKWQDFQLELDPKERVLDGLHKIKWEQDGTLTFRRSCAHGICGSDAMRINGKNRLACKTLIKDINPEKPITIEAIKGLAVLKDLVVDMEPFFQAYRDVMPFLITKDTNEPTRERLQSAEDRERFDDTTKCILCAACTTSCPVFWNDGQYFGPAAIVNAHRFIFDSRDEAGEQRLEILNDKDGVWRCRTTFNCTDACPRGIEVTKAIQEVKRALITRRF